One segment of Mycolicibacterium sp. YH-1 DNA contains the following:
- a CDS encoding SRPBCC family protein, which produces MSEPGPASAQASVTITASCGDVYALITDLPTMATLTAETNAMEWQRGDSAQPGAVFKGHNNNGGKEWTTECTVTHAEPGRVFAFDVVYVVDADSPVISVSHWRYDIAPVDGGCRVTEQTWDRRPDWFRKPAEQATGVHDRTAANAEHIKQTLDRLKAKAEDGA; this is translated from the coding sequence GTGAGCGAACCCGGTCCAGCGTCGGCCCAAGCTTCTGTGACGATCACCGCCAGCTGCGGCGACGTATATGCCCTGATCACCGATCTCCCGACCATGGCGACCCTGACCGCGGAGACCAACGCCATGGAATGGCAGCGGGGTGACTCCGCCCAACCCGGCGCGGTGTTCAAGGGCCACAACAACAATGGCGGCAAGGAGTGGACGACCGAGTGCACGGTCACCCATGCCGAACCTGGCCGAGTGTTCGCCTTCGACGTCGTGTACGTCGTCGACGCCGACAGCCCCGTCATCTCGGTCTCGCACTGGCGTTACGACATCGCACCCGTCGACGGTGGCTGCCGTGTCACCGAGCAGACCTGGGACCGACGGCCGGACTGGTTCCGCAAGCCCGCGGAGCAGGCCACCGGCGTCCACGATCGGACGGCCGCCAACGCCGAGCACATCAAGCAGACCCTGGATCGCCTCAAGGCGAAGGCCGAAGACGGAGCCTGA
- a CDS encoding SRPBCC family protein, which yields MTPLGPASAQASMTITAAPEAVYALITDLPTMAALAEETDAMEWHQGDSATPGAVFKGHNSNGGRKWTTMCTVTHAEPGRTFGFDVKSLVIPVAHWRYDIAPAEGGCTVTEQTWDRRPGWFRKVAGLATGVSDRESANAQHIRLTLERLKAKAEA from the coding sequence ATGACACCACTCGGCCCCGCCTCCGCCCAGGCCTCGATGACGATCACCGCCGCACCCGAAGCGGTGTACGCGCTGATCACGGACCTCCCGACCATGGCGGCGCTGGCAGAGGAGACCGACGCGATGGAGTGGCATCAGGGCGATAGCGCCACACCGGGTGCGGTGTTCAAGGGCCACAACAGCAACGGTGGCCGGAAGTGGACGACGATGTGCACGGTGACGCACGCCGAGCCAGGCAGGACGTTCGGATTCGACGTGAAGAGCCTCGTCATCCCCGTGGCGCACTGGCGCTACGACATCGCACCGGCCGAGGGTGGCTGCACCGTCACCGAGCAGACGTGGGACCGGCGCCCCGGCTGGTTCCGCAAGGTGGCCGGGTTGGCTACCGGCGTCAGCGACCGCGAATCCGCCAACGCCCAGCACATCCGGCTGACGCTGGAGCGCTTGAAGGCCAAGGCTGAAGCCTGA
- a CDS encoding FAD-binding oxidoreductase, with protein MPTHEPTPKNGLVSHWFDRLPTPRQSLPGNLDADVCIVGAGYTGLWTAYYLKRADPSLRVVVLEARFAGFGASGRNGGWLSGLVPGDRNAMAKQYGRDGVLAWQRALNDAVDEVASVAEREGIDAGIVKGGSLEIARNRAQATRLADAIAEERKWGVEGIEPLTTAEAAQRIRFANVTSAYHTPHCARIQPAHLATGLAEAVERLGVQIYERSPVTEIAAGRATTPLGTVSAQIVLRATEGFTPGLSGLRRRWLPMNSSMIATEPISAERWESIGWNGRETVGDTAHGFFYAQRTVDDRIAIGGRSVPYRYASRTDVDGRVPARTIRHLSQVLHDVLPQVRDVPIAHGWCGVLAVPRDWEAGVALDRVSGLGWAGGYVGHGVTATNLAGRTLADLVLEQATPRVELPWVGHVSRNWEPEPLRWLGVRGLYIAYKLADRHEAGGRATTSPIARVADVITGRP; from the coding sequence GTGCCAACTCATGAGCCCACACCGAAGAACGGACTCGTCTCCCACTGGTTCGACCGGCTGCCGACACCACGTCAATCGCTGCCGGGGAACCTCGACGCCGACGTCTGCATCGTCGGCGCGGGCTACACCGGCCTCTGGACCGCGTACTACCTGAAGAGGGCCGACCCGAGTCTGCGCGTTGTCGTCCTCGAGGCGCGCTTTGCGGGCTTCGGTGCCTCGGGCCGAAACGGTGGGTGGCTGTCGGGCCTCGTACCGGGGGACCGCAACGCGATGGCCAAGCAATACGGCCGCGACGGCGTCCTCGCCTGGCAGCGCGCACTCAACGACGCCGTCGACGAGGTGGCCTCGGTGGCCGAGCGTGAGGGTATCGACGCGGGCATCGTCAAGGGCGGCAGCCTCGAGATCGCCCGCAACCGCGCGCAGGCCACCCGACTTGCCGATGCGATCGCGGAGGAGCGCAAGTGGGGCGTCGAAGGTATCGAACCGTTGACGACAGCCGAAGCGGCGCAACGTATTCGATTTGCCAACGTGACGTCGGCCTACCACACGCCGCACTGCGCACGGATTCAGCCCGCCCACCTCGCGACGGGTCTGGCCGAAGCCGTCGAACGTCTCGGCGTGCAGATTTACGAGCGCTCGCCCGTCACCGAGATCGCGGCGGGCCGCGCAACCACGCCGCTCGGCACGGTCAGCGCGCAGATCGTGTTGCGCGCCACCGAGGGATTCACGCCTGGGCTGAGCGGTCTGCGCCGACGCTGGCTGCCGATGAACAGTTCGATGATCGCCACCGAGCCCATCAGCGCCGAGCGGTGGGAGTCGATCGGCTGGAACGGCCGTGAGACCGTCGGTGACACCGCGCACGGCTTCTTCTACGCCCAGCGCACCGTCGACGACCGCATCGCCATCGGCGGCCGCAGCGTGCCCTACCGCTATGCGTCGCGTACCGACGTCGACGGTCGGGTGCCCGCGCGCACCATCCGCCACTTGTCTCAGGTGCTACATGACGTCCTGCCCCAGGTCCGCGATGTCCCGATCGCGCATGGGTGGTGCGGCGTGCTCGCCGTGCCGCGGGACTGGGAGGCCGGGGTCGCGCTGGACCGGGTCAGCGGATTGGGCTGGGCTGGCGGCTACGTCGGCCACGGCGTGACGGCGACCAACCTCGCCGGCCGCACCCTGGCTGACCTGGTGCTCGAGCAGGCGACCCCGCGGGTAGAACTTCCCTGGGTCGGCCACGTCTCGCGTAACTGGGAGCCCGAACCGCTGCGCTGGCTGGGAGTACGGGGCCTCTACATCGCCTACAAGCTCGCCGACCGGCACGAGGCCGGCGGTCGCGCCACCACCTCGCCGATCGCGCGGGTCGCCGACGTCATCACCGGCAGGCCGTGA
- a CDS encoding enoyl-CoA hydratase-related protein: MTALQRRDAVYVLTLGDDENRFHPDRVAAINAALDEVEAAPGPKAVVTTGVGKFYSNGLDLAFMAENPDAAEANLREVHALFVRVLTFPAPMVAALQGHAFAAGAMLALAHDLSIMRSDRGYFCLPEVDLGIPFTPGMNALIRARLPIATAHEAMTTARRYGGDEAHDVGIVMGVGTEHEILDIAVARAAERAAKAGPTMGAIKAGLYAEVVSALAG, translated from the coding sequence ATGACCGCTCTCCAGCGCCGCGACGCCGTGTACGTGTTAACCCTCGGTGATGACGAGAACCGGTTCCACCCCGACCGCGTGGCGGCGATCAATGCCGCGCTCGACGAGGTGGAGGCCGCGCCCGGGCCCAAGGCCGTCGTCACGACCGGTGTTGGAAAGTTCTACTCCAACGGCCTGGACCTGGCCTTCATGGCGGAGAACCCCGATGCGGCCGAGGCGAACCTGCGGGAGGTGCACGCGCTGTTCGTCCGGGTGCTGACGTTCCCGGCCCCGATGGTTGCCGCCCTGCAGGGGCACGCGTTCGCCGCAGGCGCCATGCTCGCGCTGGCCCATGACCTGTCGATCATGCGGTCCGACCGCGGCTACTTCTGCCTGCCCGAGGTGGATCTCGGCATCCCGTTCACCCCGGGCATGAACGCATTGATCCGAGCGCGCCTGCCCATCGCCACCGCGCACGAGGCAATGACGACGGCGCGGCGCTACGGCGGCGACGAGGCGCACGACGTGGGCATCGTCATGGGCGTCGGCACCGAGCACGAGATCCTCGACATCGCCGTGGCCCGCGCCGCCGAGCGTGCGGCCAAGGCCGGACCCACTATGGGTGCGATCAAGGCCGGACTCTACGCCGAGGTGGTCTCTGCGCTCGCCGGCTAG
- a CDS encoding HNH endonuclease signature motif containing protein: MFDELVAKAYGAVSGAGVGAWARVEAAACARRLAAMVAMLDAYQAADGSAEREQWYLDNWGAVCAEIGAAQQLTSGAASRLLLVGTALRDRLPMVGSVFVDGLVSYLLVKTIVWRTMLIKDPQALRAVDAALAEALRQWESMSQNKTEQTIDALIRDFDPHAVRRTQDGARTRSVDVHSDGDGLASLWGTLFAHDATALDRRLDALAGTTCAADPRTRDQRRADALGALANAADRLACLCGSPDCDAAEAPSPGSVVIHVVAQHDTIAGSSPAVDAAAQHAALDGRPSRQYTRPLRDLTLAEALCDDDPGEPSAAPPAVMMGGSFLPGPIARRAALTASIKKIVHPGDSPPEPRYTPSPKLADFVRCRDLTCRFPGCDEPAERCDIDHTIPHPVGPTCASNLKCLCRFHHLLKTFWSGDGGWHDRQLPDGTVIWTSPGGQTHTTRPGSRLLFPSLCEPTASVTVTARSRAGSNSGLTMPRRRSTRSQDRQRRVDDERRRNMADAAQAALSAIPPF, translated from the coding sequence ATGTTCGATGAATTGGTGGCGAAGGCCTATGGGGCGGTCAGTGGCGCGGGGGTGGGGGCCTGGGCGCGGGTGGAGGCCGCCGCGTGTGCGCGCCGGTTGGCCGCGATGGTCGCGATGCTCGACGCCTACCAGGCCGCCGATGGGTCGGCCGAACGTGAACAGTGGTACCTGGACAACTGGGGAGCGGTCTGCGCCGAGATCGGTGCGGCGCAACAACTCACGTCCGGCGCCGCCTCGCGTCTGCTGCTGGTCGGCACCGCGCTTCGCGACCGGTTACCGATGGTTGGTTCGGTGTTCGTCGACGGTCTGGTGTCCTACCTCCTGGTGAAGACGATCGTGTGGCGCACGATGCTGATCAAGGACCCCCAGGCGCTGCGCGCCGTTGACGCCGCCCTCGCCGAGGCCCTGCGCCAATGGGAGTCGATGTCGCAGAACAAGACCGAACAGACCATCGACGCCCTGATTCGCGACTTCGACCCGCATGCCGTGCGGCGCACTCAGGACGGGGCCCGCACTCGCAGCGTGGACGTGCACAGCGATGGAGATGGACTCGCCTCGCTGTGGGGCACTCTGTTCGCCCACGACGCCACGGCGCTGGACCGCAGACTCGATGCGCTTGCGGGCACCACCTGTGCGGCCGATCCCCGCACCCGCGATCAACGCCGAGCTGACGCGCTGGGTGCGCTCGCCAACGCCGCGGACCGGTTGGCCTGCCTCTGCGGGAGCCCCGATTGCGATGCCGCCGAGGCACCGTCTCCGGGCAGCGTGGTGATTCACGTTGTCGCTCAGCACGACACCATTGCCGGGTCCAGCCCCGCCGTTGACGCGGCCGCCCAGCACGCCGCCCTCGACGGCAGGCCATCGCGTCAGTACACCCGGCCGCTTCGTGACCTCACACTGGCCGAAGCACTGTGTGACGACGACCCTGGCGAACCGTCGGCCGCACCACCGGCAGTGATGATGGGTGGGTCGTTCCTGCCGGGCCCCATCGCCCGCCGAGCGGCACTGACCGCCTCCATCAAGAAGATCGTCCATCCCGGCGACAGCCCACCCGAACCGCGGTACACGCCGTCGCCGAAGCTTGCCGACTTCGTTCGGTGCCGCGATCTGACGTGTCGATTCCCGGGCTGCGACGAACCCGCCGAACGCTGCGATATCGACCACACCATTCCGCATCCGGTGGGTCCCACCTGTGCATCGAACCTCAAGTGCCTGTGCCGTTTTCACCACTTGCTCAAGACGTTCTGGAGCGGGGACGGGGGTTGGCACGATCGTCAACTGCCCGACGGCACGGTCATCTGGACTTCACCGGGTGGACAGACCCACACCACCCGACCCGGCAGCCGACTGTTGTTCCCGTCGTTGTGCGAACCCACCGCATCGGTGACGGTGACGGCGCGAAGCCGTGCGGGCTCGAACAGCGGCCTGACGATGCCGCGCCGCAGGAGCACCCGCAGCCAGGACCGCCAACGTCGCGTCGACGATGAGCGCCGGCGCAACATGGCGGACGCAGCCCAGGCGGCGCTCAGCGCGATACCGCCGTTCTAG
- a CDS encoding class I SAM-dependent methyltransferase, which produces MTDKLRVDLSGSPQTMLATLYAKALDADLPNSVLHDTWARDVVDRIDYDWSRTSITARNSPSVTTRSAHFDRWTRQFLAVHPEAVVLHLGCGLDGRFFRLQPGPGVDWYDIDYPDVAHLREQLYPSAERYHVVAASVTDPAWLSDIPADRPTLMIGEGLTMYLTEHDGVALLRRIVDGFPSGELQFDAFNTLGIKAQWSNSVVRRSGAKLHWAVDSPEDILRAVPGTRLLARVSPFDDPVFNTLPWYYRLMLATMKPVPVLRYMAQYHRYAFGPVG; this is translated from the coding sequence ATGACGGACAAGCTGCGCGTCGACCTGTCCGGATCGCCGCAGACCATGCTGGCCACGTTGTACGCCAAGGCCCTGGATGCCGATCTGCCCAACTCGGTGCTGCACGACACCTGGGCCAGGGATGTCGTGGATCGCATCGACTACGACTGGTCGCGGACGTCGATCACGGCGCGCAACTCGCCGTCGGTGACTACTCGCAGCGCGCACTTCGACCGGTGGACCCGGCAGTTCCTGGCCGTGCATCCCGAAGCCGTCGTGCTGCATCTGGGTTGTGGCCTGGACGGCCGGTTCTTCCGGCTGCAGCCGGGACCCGGAGTCGATTGGTACGACATCGACTATCCCGACGTGGCGCACCTGCGCGAGCAGCTCTACCCGTCGGCCGAGCGCTATCACGTGGTGGCGGCCTCGGTGACCGACCCGGCCTGGTTGAGTGACATCCCGGCCGACCGGCCGACCCTGATGATCGGTGAAGGGCTGACGATGTATCTCACCGAACACGACGGGGTCGCGCTACTGCGCCGCATCGTCGACGGGTTCCCTTCCGGGGAACTGCAATTCGATGCGTTCAACACCCTCGGCATCAAAGCGCAGTGGAGCAACAGCGTGGTGCGCCGATCCGGAGCGAAACTGCATTGGGCCGTCGACAGTCCCGAGGACATCCTGCGCGCAGTGCCGGGCACCCGGCTGCTGGCCCGGGTATCACCCTTCGACGATCCGGTGTTCAACACGTTGCCCTGGTACTACCGGTTGATGCTGGCCACCATGAAGCCGGTCCCGGTGCTGCGGTACATGGCGCAATATCACCGCTACGCGTTTGGTCCGGTGGGCTAG
- a CDS encoding NAD-dependent epimerase/dehydratase family protein, with the protein MTANQSGNSTSLVIGANGYLGSHVTRQLVAEGQNVRVMVREGATTIGIDDLEVTRFVGDIWSDEVLREAMTGVDVVYYCVVDTRGWLRDPAPLFRTNVEGTRNVLEIAVEPAIAATLRRFVFTSSYATVGRKRGRTSTEADVIADVHDKRLTAYVRSRVQAENLVLQYARERGLPAVAMCVSTTYGAGDWGRTPHGAIIAGAAFGKLPFVMSGIELEAVGVDDAARAMILAADKGRVGERYLISDRMITNADVVRIAAEAAGMPAPTKSVPLPVSYAMAALGSAKGRFKGTDEQLSINSLRLMRAEAPVDCSKAKRELGWQPRPVEESIREAATFWAGLRDSRRKSKQAG; encoded by the coding sequence GTGACAGCGAACCAGTCCGGGAATTCGACGAGCCTGGTCATCGGGGCCAACGGCTATCTCGGCAGCCACGTCACCCGCCAGCTCGTCGCCGAGGGCCAGAACGTGCGCGTCATGGTGCGCGAGGGCGCCACCACCATCGGCATCGATGACCTCGAGGTGACGCGCTTTGTCGGCGACATCTGGAGCGACGAGGTCCTGCGCGAGGCCATGACCGGCGTCGACGTCGTCTACTACTGCGTGGTCGACACGCGGGGCTGGCTGCGCGACCCGGCACCGCTGTTTCGCACCAACGTCGAGGGCACGCGCAACGTGCTCGAGATCGCCGTCGAGCCCGCCATCGCCGCCACCCTGCGACGCTTCGTCTTCACCAGCAGCTATGCCACCGTCGGCCGCAAGCGCGGACGCACGTCCACCGAGGCCGACGTCATCGCCGACGTCCACGACAAGCGGCTCACCGCGTACGTCCGCTCGCGTGTGCAGGCGGAGAACCTGGTGCTGCAGTACGCCCGCGAGCGTGGACTGCCCGCCGTCGCCATGTGCGTGTCGACCACCTATGGCGCGGGCGACTGGGGCCGAACCCCGCACGGCGCGATCATCGCCGGCGCCGCGTTCGGCAAGCTGCCGTTCGTGATGAGCGGTATCGAACTCGAGGCCGTCGGCGTGGACGACGCCGCCCGCGCGATGATTCTGGCCGCAGACAAGGGCCGCGTCGGCGAGCGATACCTGATATCGGACCGGATGATCACCAACGCCGACGTCGTCCGCATCGCCGCCGAGGCCGCCGGAATGCCTGCCCCGACCAAGTCGGTACCGCTGCCGGTGTCCTACGCGATGGCGGCCCTCGGCAGTGCCAAGGGCCGATTCAAGGGCACCGACGAGCAGCTGTCGATCAACTCACTGCGCTTGATGCGCGCCGAGGCGCCGGTCGACTGCAGCAAGGCGAAGCGTGAACTGGGTTGGCAGCCAAGGCCGGTCGAGGAGTCGATCCGCGAGGCCGCGACGTTCTGGGCGGGGCTGCGCGACAGCAGGCGCAAGAGCAAGCAGGCCGGCTGA
- a CDS encoding nuclear transport factor 2 family protein, with protein MTGNTFSRDELASAFVEFENIVDRAAQTRNWDPWVDQYTEDVVYVEHAAGTMRGREQVRPWIWQTMESFPGSYMTSFPSLWSVIDEATGRIICELDNPMRDPGDGTIITATNLSILTYAGDGKWSRQEDVYNPLRFVSAAAKWCRKANELGTLPEEAEKWMQQVGRTL; from the coding sequence GTGACGGGCAACACCTTCAGTCGTGACGAACTCGCCTCGGCGTTCGTCGAATTCGAGAACATAGTCGATCGTGCCGCGCAGACCAGAAACTGGGATCCGTGGGTTGACCAGTACACCGAGGACGTGGTCTACGTCGAGCACGCCGCGGGCACCATGCGCGGCCGCGAACAGGTGCGTCCGTGGATCTGGCAGACCATGGAGAGCTTCCCCGGCAGCTACATGACGTCATTCCCGTCGCTGTGGTCGGTGATCGACGAGGCCACCGGGCGCATCATCTGCGAACTCGACAACCCGATGCGCGACCCCGGCGACGGCACGATCATCACCGCCACGAATCTGTCGATCCTCACCTACGCGGGTGACGGCAAGTGGAGCCGTCAGGAGGACGTCTACAACCCCCTTCGGTTCGTCTCTGCGGCCGCGAAGTGGTGCAGGAAGGCCAATGAGCTCGGCACGCTGCCCGAGGAGGCCGAGAAGTGGATGCAGCAGGTGGGGCGCACGCTGTGA
- the msrB gene encoding peptide-methionine (R)-S-oxide reductase MsrB — protein sequence MEKVYNKNPAAVSALSPEQYQVTQENGTERPFTGEYWDNHAAGLYVDVVSGEPLFASTDKFDSGSGWPSFTKPVESANVSCKRDFSHLMLRTEVRSTHGDSHLGHVFKDGPAQAGGLRYCINSASLRFIALEDLEAQGYGEYVSLFNEEAQA from the coding sequence GTGGAGAAGGTCTACAACAAGAACCCCGCGGCCGTGAGCGCGCTCTCCCCGGAGCAGTACCAAGTCACCCAGGAGAACGGCACCGAGCGACCGTTCACCGGCGAGTACTGGGATAACCACGCCGCGGGCCTCTACGTCGACGTGGTGTCGGGCGAGCCGTTGTTCGCCTCGACCGACAAGTTCGACAGCGGATCGGGCTGGCCGAGCTTCACCAAGCCCGTCGAATCGGCCAACGTGTCGTGCAAGCGCGACTTCAGTCATCTGATGCTGCGGACCGAGGTCCGGTCCACACACGGGGACAGCCACCTCGGCCACGTCTTCAAGGACGGTCCGGCGCAGGCGGGTGGCTTGCGCTACTGCATCAACTCGGCTTCGCTGAGATTCATCGCGCTCGAGGACCTCGAGGCGCAGGGCTACGGCGAATATGTGTCGCTGTTCAATGAGGAGGCGCAGGCATGA
- the msrA gene encoding peptide-methionine (S)-S-oxide reductase MsrA: MTTTQTAVLAGGCFWGMQDLIRKQPGVVSTRVGYTGGRNDHPTYRNHPGHAEAIEIEYAPAQTDYRAILEFFFQIHDPSTKDRQGNDVGSSYRSAIFYLDDEQKRVAEDTIADVDASGLWPGKVVTEVTPAVDFWEAEPEHQDYLEHYPNGYTCHFPRPGWKLPRRETASQ, encoded by the coding sequence ATGACGACCACACAGACCGCGGTACTGGCCGGTGGATGCTTCTGGGGCATGCAGGATCTGATCCGCAAGCAGCCAGGCGTGGTGAGCACCCGCGTGGGCTACACCGGTGGCCGCAACGACCACCCGACGTACCGCAATCACCCCGGTCACGCCGAGGCCATCGAGATCGAATACGCCCCGGCCCAGACCGACTACCGGGCGATTCTGGAGTTCTTCTTCCAGATCCACGATCCGAGCACCAAGGACCGCCAGGGCAATGACGTGGGGTCCAGCTACCGGTCGGCGATCTTCTACCTCGACGACGAGCAGAAGCGTGTCGCCGAGGACACCATTGCCGACGTCGACGCCTCGGGGCTATGGCCGGGCAAGGTCGTCACCGAAGTGACACCGGCCGTTGACTTCTGGGAGGCCGAGCCGGAGCATCAGGACTACCTGGAGCACTACCCCAACGGCTACACGTGCCACTTCCCGCGGCCGGGCTGGAAGCTGCCGAGGCGCGAAACCGCCTCGCAGTAA
- a CDS encoding cytochrome P450, which yields MSQATINEASTAVINLPPGPRLPKFVQGLAYAVSRTWTIERMTRKYGDVVTMTLPVFGRSVVVADPAVAKQLFTANTDDVGNIQPNLSRVLGSGSVFALDRSEHRRRRKLLTPPFHGKSIKNYERIFEEETLRETASWPEGEQFETLEPMMRITLNTILRAVFGADGERLDELRRIIPPWVTLGSRLAVLPVPSRTYGRLTPWGRLAEYRRQYDEVVDRLIDDVTADPDFDTRDDVLALLLRSTYEDGSAMSRRDIADELLTLLAAGHETTGSTLAWVFERISRHPEVLTRLEAEAATGDNEYRQATILETQRVRTVIDFAGRHVYAPSVQLGEWVVPQGYSVTVAINKVQHREQDFAKADRFDPQRFVDNKPSMLAFMPYGGGTRRCVGAVFANVEMDVVLRTVLRHFAIETTTAPDEKPHSRGVAYTPKSGGRLTVRRRVTPLG from the coding sequence GTGAGCCAAGCGACCATCAACGAGGCATCGACTGCCGTCATCAACCTGCCGCCCGGTCCGCGGCTACCCAAGTTCGTCCAGGGCCTGGCCTACGCGGTCTCACGGACGTGGACCATCGAGCGGATGACGCGCAAGTACGGTGACGTCGTCACGATGACGCTGCCGGTGTTCGGGCGCTCCGTCGTGGTCGCCGACCCAGCCGTCGCCAAGCAGCTCTTCACCGCCAACACAGACGATGTCGGCAACATTCAGCCCAATCTCAGCCGGGTGCTGGGCTCCGGCTCGGTGTTCGCCCTCGACCGCTCCGAGCACCGTCGTCGACGCAAGCTTCTGACCCCGCCCTTCCACGGCAAGAGCATCAAGAACTACGAGCGGATCTTCGAGGAGGAGACGCTGCGCGAGACGGCGTCCTGGCCCGAGGGTGAGCAGTTCGAGACCCTCGAGCCGATGATGCGGATCACGCTGAACACCATCCTGCGGGCCGTCTTCGGCGCCGATGGGGAACGCCTCGACGAACTGCGACGGATCATTCCGCCGTGGGTCACGCTGGGCTCCCGGTTGGCCGTGCTGCCGGTGCCGTCGCGCACCTATGGTCGTCTGACCCCGTGGGGTCGCCTGGCCGAGTACCGCAGGCAGTACGACGAGGTCGTCGACCGGCTGATCGATGATGTGACGGCCGATCCCGACTTCGACACCCGCGACGACGTGCTGGCCCTACTGCTGCGCAGTACCTACGAGGACGGCTCGGCGATGTCGCGGCGCGATATCGCCGACGAGCTGCTGACGTTGCTTGCCGCTGGCCACGAGACCACCGGCTCCACCCTGGCCTGGGTGTTCGAGCGCATCAGCCGCCATCCCGAGGTGCTCACCAGGCTGGAGGCCGAGGCGGCCACCGGCGACAACGAGTACCGCCAGGCCACCATTCTGGAGACTCAGCGGGTGCGCACCGTCATCGACTTCGCCGGTCGGCACGTGTACGCGCCCAGTGTGCAGCTCGGTGAGTGGGTTGTCCCGCAGGGTTATTCGGTCACGGTGGCGATCAACAAGGTGCAACACAGGGAGCAGGACTTCGCCAAGGCCGACCGGTTCGATCCGCAGCGCTTCGTCGACAACAAGCCGTCGATGCTCGCTTTCATGCCGTACGGCGGCGGCACCAGGCGCTGCGTTGGCGCGGTCTTCGCGAACGTCGAGATGGACGTCGTGTTGCGAACGGTGTTGCGTCACTTCGCCATCGAGACCACAACGGCGCCGGACGAGAAGCCGCACTCCCGCGGAGTCGCCTACACGCCGAAGTCCGGCGGGCGTCTGACGGTGCGCCGGCGGGTCACACCGCTGGGCTGA
- a CDS encoding TetR/AcrR family transcriptional regulator, with protein sequence MAATLMEPDPTNTQGFRNRLLDGLISSIEHRGYRDTTVADIVRGAKTSKRTFYSEFASKEECFVELLRTNNDELIVDIRTAVNPEADWHVQIHSAATAYVDHISSRPAITLSWIREAPALGAAALPLHRAAMGSLVDMLVDLTDSPGFRRADLEPISRPLALILLGGLRELTALTVETGNDPRQILEPAVTAATAILGPRVSPA encoded by the coding sequence ATGGCGGCCACTCTGATGGAGCCCGACCCGACGAACACCCAGGGCTTCCGAAACCGACTCCTCGACGGCCTGATCTCCTCGATCGAGCACCGCGGCTACCGCGACACCACCGTCGCCGACATCGTCCGCGGCGCCAAGACCTCCAAGCGCACCTTCTACAGCGAGTTCGCCAGCAAGGAGGAGTGCTTCGTCGAACTGCTGCGGACCAACAACGATGAACTCATCGTCGACATCCGCACGGCGGTGAATCCGGAGGCCGACTGGCATGTCCAGATCCACTCTGCGGCAACCGCATACGTCGACCACATCTCATCTCGCCCCGCAATCACGCTGAGCTGGATCCGGGAGGCGCCCGCGTTGGGCGCCGCAGCGCTTCCCCTGCACCGGGCCGCGATGGGCAGCCTCGTCGACATGCTCGTCGACCTGACCGACAGTCCCGGTTTCCGCCGTGCCGACCTCGAGCCAATCTCGCGTCCGTTGGCGCTGATCCTGTTGGGCGGTCTGCGCGAGCTGACCGCGCTGACCGTCGAGACCGGCAACGATCCACGGCAGATCCTCGAGCCTGCCGTCACCGCGGCGACGGCAATCCTGGGGCCGCGCGTCAGCCCAGCATGA
- a CDS encoding TetR family transcriptional regulator gives MSDPALESTRRRLTAKQADTVDRLGKAAVELLKREGFTGLTVRRVAAEAGVGAATAYTYFSSKEHLVAEVFWRRLVSSPPVPHDSEDAASRVVDVLSHIALLMADEPEFAGAVTTALLGRDPDVEALRQRIGRDIRDRLAAALAPDTDPDVIDSLEMLYSGALVRAGMGYASYADIAQRLEKSARLMLG, from the coding sequence GTGTCCGATCCGGCTTTGGAGTCGACTCGGCGCCGACTGACCGCCAAGCAGGCCGACACTGTCGATCGCCTGGGTAAGGCCGCGGTCGAGTTGCTCAAGCGCGAGGGATTCACGGGTCTGACGGTCCGGCGCGTGGCCGCCGAGGCGGGCGTCGGTGCCGCGACCGCGTACACATACTTCTCATCCAAGGAACACCTCGTTGCCGAGGTCTTCTGGCGACGCCTAGTCTCGTCCCCGCCCGTTCCGCACGACTCGGAGGACGCGGCGTCCCGCGTGGTCGACGTGCTGAGCCACATCGCGCTCCTGATGGCCGATGAACCGGAGTTCGCCGGCGCGGTGACCACCGCGCTGCTGGGCCGCGATCCGGATGTCGAGGCGTTGCGTCAGCGCATCGGCCGCGACATCCGCGACCGGCTGGCGGCAGCGCTGGCCCCGGACACCGATCCCGACGTGATCGATTCGCTGGAGATGCTCTATTCGGGTGCCCTGGTGCGGGCAGGCATGGGATACGCGTCCTACGCCGACATCGCGCAGCGGCTCGAGAAGTCCGCCCGCCTCATGCTGGGCTGA